One Gossypium raimondii isolate GPD5lz chromosome 3, ASM2569854v1, whole genome shotgun sequence genomic window carries:
- the LOC105796743 gene encoding KIN14B-interacting protein At4g14310 isoform X2: MSSSSARRQRDLIAGKQRPAKNLNPISDSTPTLKKTSSGKENPRPSSLSRASVVTQKPKIRPVPRVEKAAAVGGSDSEGQVRWSTSSAPRGRSQSPSEFVRVFSDLKKDRVSIDREKKGFRDSTGRGNKENGGFRESLVMKVKENEGKVKGVRVSDGNCKKDAKFSSDLGKPNGDNIQNEGFGAFNEKGISDFDSELGACIRVDEKCDAKFLKEKSLSDGKSLVISKEKDLSVQESEGSGAAIKYPSKLHEKLAFLEGKVKRIASDIKRTKEILDMNNPDASKVILSDIQDKISGIEKAMGNVVSDSNCKSSSSKGSGDEEVSTKEADGSQSRRVVGNVKISVKDLNSEELEARLFPHHKLLRNRTSLKEPSGSSQSHEPSDAIESGCKIRDEKKLLSSIEDNPIALEFLASLDKQSQVTTRNELATMENSDTQDMDGGGGSGAQGPSKNLFVKHGVEFNLESDEILEDFDDQENRPTAVIDEESEDPSIYPLNEIGPKMSTGGWFVSEGEAALLAHDDGSCSFYDITNCEEKAIYKPPVGISPNIWRDCWIIRAPSADGCSGRYVVAASAGNSLESGFCSWDFYSKEVRAFHTEHREMASRTQWWYKPLGPLMVATASTQKVVKVYDIRDGEEIMKWEVQKPVLTMDYSSPLQWRNRGKVVVAEAEMISVWDVNSLHPQTVLSVSSSGRKISALHVNNTDAEIGGGVRQRVSSSEAEGNDGVFCTADSINILDFRHPSGIGAKIAKVGVNVHSVFSRGDMVFLGCTNVKPSGKKQPCSQVQQFSLRKQRLFTTYSLPESNAHSHYSAIPQVWGNSNLVMGVCGLGLFVFDALKDDGLQPFIYDQGSAQNVREIVGPDDMYSPSFDYLASRVLLISRDRPALWRHLS; this comes from the exons ATGTCATCGTCGTCGGCTCGCCGGCAAAGAGACTTAATCGCCGGCAAACAGAGACCTGCAAAAAACCTGAACCCAATCTCCGACTCCACTCCGACCCTCAAAAAAACATCTTCCGGAAAAGAAAACCCACGACCCAGCAGTCTTTCTCGGGCTTCCGTGGTGACCCAGAAGCCCAAAATCCGGCCTGTCCCACGCGTCGAGAAGGCGGCGGCGGTTGGTGGCTCCGACAGTGAAGGCCAGGTGCGGTGGTCCACTTCATCGGCGCCAAGAGGTAGGAGTCAGAGCCCATCTGAATTTGTTAGGGTCTTTTCTGATTTGAAAAAAGATAGGGTTTCAATCGATAGGGAAAAGAAGGGTTTTAGGGATTCAACAGGTAGAGGTAACAAAGAAAATGGTGGGTTTAGGGAGAGTTTGGTGATGAAAGTGAAGGAAAATGAGGGGAAAGTAAAAGGGGTTAGGGTTTCAGATGGGAATTGTAAAAAAGATGCTAAATTTAGCTCTGATTTGGGAAAACCAAATGGTGATAACATCCAAAACGAGGGTTTTGGGGCTTTTAATGAAAAGGGTATTTCAGATTTTGATTCAGAACTTGGAGCTTGTATTAGGGTTGATGAGAAATGTGACGCAAAGTTTCTAAAAGAGAAGTCTTTAAGTGATGGAAAGAGCTTGGTGATTTCAAAAGAGAAGGACTTGAGTGTGCAAGAGAGTGAAGGGAGTGGGGCTGCCATTAAATATCCAAGCAAACTTCATGAAAAGCTTGCTTTTCTAGAAGGGAAGGTGAAGAGGATTGCTTCAGATATTAAGAGGACTAAAGAGATACTTGATATGAACAATCCTGATGCCTCAAAGGTGATCCTTTCAGATATTCAGGACAAGATTTCTGGTATCGAGAAGGCTATGGGTAATGTTGTGAGTGATTCAAATTGTAAATCGAGCAGTTCGAAAGGTTCTGGAGATGAAGAAGTGAGTACTAAAGAAGCTGATGGCAGTCAGAGTAGGCGGGTGGTGGGTAATGTTAAGATTTCTGTTAAAGATTTGAATAGTGAAGAGTTGGAAGCTAGATTGTTTCCTCATCACAAATTGCTTAGAAACCGCACATCATTGAAGGAACCATCAGGGAGCTCTCAAAGTCACGAACCCTCTGATGCCATAGAATCTGGTTGTAAAATAAGGGATGAAAAGAAGTTATTGAGTTCCATTGAGGATAATCCAATAGCTTTGGAGTTCTTGGCTTCACTTGATAAGCAAAGTCAAGTCACCACAAGGAATGAGCTGGCTACTATGGAGAATTCTGATACTCAAGATATGGATGGTGGTGGTGGTTCAGGTGCACAAGGGCCTTCGAAAAACTTATTTGTGAAGCATGGTGTCGAGTTCAATCTTGAATCAGATGAGATACTTGAGGACTTTGATGACCAGGAGAACAGGCCAACTGCTGTTATTGATGAGGAGTCTGAAGATCCTAGCATTTATCCGCTCAATGAAATTGGCCCTAAGATGTCAACTGGAGGATGGTTTGTGTCAGAAGGAGAGGCAGCTCTTCTTGCTCATGATGATGGATCATGTTCCTTTTATGACATTACTAATTGTGAG GAGAAGGCTATCTACAAGCCTCCAGTAGGTATCTCACCTAATATATGGAGGGATTGTTGGATTATTCGTGCTCCCAGTGCAGATGGTTGTTCTGGGAGATATGTTGTGGCTGCATCCGCTGGCAATTCCTTAGAATCAGGATTCTGCTCATGGGATTTCTATAGCAAAGAGGTGCGAGCTTTCCACACCGAGCACAGGGAAATGGCTTCAAGAACG CAGTGGTGGTATAAACCATTGGGCCCTCTTATGGTCGCTACCGCCAGCACTCAGAAAGTTGTCAAAGTATATGACATCCGTGATGGTGAAGAAATTATGAAGTGGGAGGTCCAGAAGCCTGTATTGACAATGGATTATTCAAGTCCACTGCAGTGGAGAAACCGAGGGAAGGTAGTGGTAGCCGAAGCAGAAATGATATCTGTCTGGGATGTGAACTCTTTACATCCTCAGACAGTACTATCAGTCTCTTCATCTGGTCGAAAAATCTCTGCTCTTCATGTAAATAACACTGATGCTGAGATAGGTGGAGGGGTTAGGCAAAG AGTAAGTTCATCAGAGGCTGAAGGAAATGATGGTGTATTCTGCACTGCAGATTCTATTAATATCTTGGATTTTCGCCATCCATCTGGTATAGGTGCGAAAATAGCAAAAGTTGGTGTTAATGTGCATTCTGTTTTCTCCCGTGGGGATATGGTCTTTCTTGGATGCACAAATGTAAAGCCATCAGGGAAAAAACAGCCTTGTTCTCAAGTGCAACAATTCTCGTTGCGCAAACAAAGGCTCTTCACTACTTATTCTTTGCCTGAATCTAATGCTCATTCCCATTATTCAGCCATACCACAGGTTTGGGGAAATTCGAACCTTGTCATGGGTGTTTGTGGGCTGGGGCTTTTTGTATTTGATGCCTTGAAGGATGACGGGCTTCAGCCTTTCATATATGATCAAGGAAGTGCTCAAAATGTACGAGAGATTGTTGGACCAGATGACATGTATTCCCCTTCTTTTGACTACTTGGCATCTCGTGTTCTCTTGATATCCAGAGATCGCCCAGCACTATGGAGGCACTTGTCATAG
- the LOC105796743 gene encoding KIN14B-interacting protein At4g14310 isoform X1 yields the protein MSSSSARRQRDLIAGKQRPAKNLNPISDSTPTLKKTSSGKENPRPSSLSRASVVTQKPKIRPVPRVEKAAAVGGSDSEGQVRWSTSSAPRGRSQSPSEFVRVFSDLKKDRVSIDREKKGFRDSTGRGNKENGGFRESLVMKVKENEGKVKGVRVSDGNCKKDAKFSSDLGKPNGDNIQNEGFGAFNEKGISDFDSELGACIRVDEKCDAKFLKEKSLSDGKSLVISKEKDLSVQESEGSGAAIKYPSKLHEKLAFLEGKVKRIASDIKRTKEILDMNNPDASKVILSDIQDKISGIEKAMGNVVSDSNCKSSSSKGSGDEEVSTKEADGSQSRRVVGNVKISVKDLNSEELEARLFPHHKLLRNRTSLKEPSGSSQSHEPSDAIESGCKIRDEKKLLSSIEDNPIALEFLASLDKQSQVTTRNELATMENSDTQDMDGGGGSGAQGPSKNLFVKHGVEFNLESDEILEDFDDQENRPTAVIDEESEDPSIYPLNEIGPKMSTGGWFVSEGEAALLAHDDGSCSFYDITNCEEKAIYKPPVGISPNIWRDCWIIRAPSADGCSGRYVVAASAGNSLESGFCSWDFYSKEVRAFHTEHREMASRTVLGPLPNNALYRRNALCNSLSPETQQWWYKPLGPLMVATASTQKVVKVYDIRDGEEIMKWEVQKPVLTMDYSSPLQWRNRGKVVVAEAEMISVWDVNSLHPQTVLSVSSSGRKISALHVNNTDAEIGGGVRQRVSSSEAEGNDGVFCTADSINILDFRHPSGIGAKIAKVGVNVHSVFSRGDMVFLGCTNVKPSGKKQPCSQVQQFSLRKQRLFTTYSLPESNAHSHYSAIPQVWGNSNLVMGVCGLGLFVFDALKDDGLQPFIYDQGSAQNVREIVGPDDMYSPSFDYLASRVLLISRDRPALWRHLS from the exons ATGTCATCGTCGTCGGCTCGCCGGCAAAGAGACTTAATCGCCGGCAAACAGAGACCTGCAAAAAACCTGAACCCAATCTCCGACTCCACTCCGACCCTCAAAAAAACATCTTCCGGAAAAGAAAACCCACGACCCAGCAGTCTTTCTCGGGCTTCCGTGGTGACCCAGAAGCCCAAAATCCGGCCTGTCCCACGCGTCGAGAAGGCGGCGGCGGTTGGTGGCTCCGACAGTGAAGGCCAGGTGCGGTGGTCCACTTCATCGGCGCCAAGAGGTAGGAGTCAGAGCCCATCTGAATTTGTTAGGGTCTTTTCTGATTTGAAAAAAGATAGGGTTTCAATCGATAGGGAAAAGAAGGGTTTTAGGGATTCAACAGGTAGAGGTAACAAAGAAAATGGTGGGTTTAGGGAGAGTTTGGTGATGAAAGTGAAGGAAAATGAGGGGAAAGTAAAAGGGGTTAGGGTTTCAGATGGGAATTGTAAAAAAGATGCTAAATTTAGCTCTGATTTGGGAAAACCAAATGGTGATAACATCCAAAACGAGGGTTTTGGGGCTTTTAATGAAAAGGGTATTTCAGATTTTGATTCAGAACTTGGAGCTTGTATTAGGGTTGATGAGAAATGTGACGCAAAGTTTCTAAAAGAGAAGTCTTTAAGTGATGGAAAGAGCTTGGTGATTTCAAAAGAGAAGGACTTGAGTGTGCAAGAGAGTGAAGGGAGTGGGGCTGCCATTAAATATCCAAGCAAACTTCATGAAAAGCTTGCTTTTCTAGAAGGGAAGGTGAAGAGGATTGCTTCAGATATTAAGAGGACTAAAGAGATACTTGATATGAACAATCCTGATGCCTCAAAGGTGATCCTTTCAGATATTCAGGACAAGATTTCTGGTATCGAGAAGGCTATGGGTAATGTTGTGAGTGATTCAAATTGTAAATCGAGCAGTTCGAAAGGTTCTGGAGATGAAGAAGTGAGTACTAAAGAAGCTGATGGCAGTCAGAGTAGGCGGGTGGTGGGTAATGTTAAGATTTCTGTTAAAGATTTGAATAGTGAAGAGTTGGAAGCTAGATTGTTTCCTCATCACAAATTGCTTAGAAACCGCACATCATTGAAGGAACCATCAGGGAGCTCTCAAAGTCACGAACCCTCTGATGCCATAGAATCTGGTTGTAAAATAAGGGATGAAAAGAAGTTATTGAGTTCCATTGAGGATAATCCAATAGCTTTGGAGTTCTTGGCTTCACTTGATAAGCAAAGTCAAGTCACCACAAGGAATGAGCTGGCTACTATGGAGAATTCTGATACTCAAGATATGGATGGTGGTGGTGGTTCAGGTGCACAAGGGCCTTCGAAAAACTTATTTGTGAAGCATGGTGTCGAGTTCAATCTTGAATCAGATGAGATACTTGAGGACTTTGATGACCAGGAGAACAGGCCAACTGCTGTTATTGATGAGGAGTCTGAAGATCCTAGCATTTATCCGCTCAATGAAATTGGCCCTAAGATGTCAACTGGAGGATGGTTTGTGTCAGAAGGAGAGGCAGCTCTTCTTGCTCATGATGATGGATCATGTTCCTTTTATGACATTACTAATTGTGAG GAGAAGGCTATCTACAAGCCTCCAGTAGGTATCTCACCTAATATATGGAGGGATTGTTGGATTATTCGTGCTCCCAGTGCAGATGGTTGTTCTGGGAGATATGTTGTGGCTGCATCCGCTGGCAATTCCTTAGAATCAGGATTCTGCTCATGGGATTTCTATAGCAAAGAGGTGCGAGCTTTCCACACCGAGCACAGGGAAATGGCTTCAAGAACGGTACTTGGTCCCTTACCAAACAATGCTTTGTATAGAAGAAATGCTTTGTGTAATAGTTTGTCACCTGAAACTCAGCAGTGGTGGTATAAACCATTGGGCCCTCTTATGGTCGCTACCGCCAGCACTCAGAAAGTTGTCAAAGTATATGACATCCGTGATGGTGAAGAAATTATGAAGTGGGAGGTCCAGAAGCCTGTATTGACAATGGATTATTCAAGTCCACTGCAGTGGAGAAACCGAGGGAAGGTAGTGGTAGCCGAAGCAGAAATGATATCTGTCTGGGATGTGAACTCTTTACATCCTCAGACAGTACTATCAGTCTCTTCATCTGGTCGAAAAATCTCTGCTCTTCATGTAAATAACACTGATGCTGAGATAGGTGGAGGGGTTAGGCAAAG AGTAAGTTCATCAGAGGCTGAAGGAAATGATGGTGTATTCTGCACTGCAGATTCTATTAATATCTTGGATTTTCGCCATCCATCTGGTATAGGTGCGAAAATAGCAAAAGTTGGTGTTAATGTGCATTCTGTTTTCTCCCGTGGGGATATGGTCTTTCTTGGATGCACAAATGTAAAGCCATCAGGGAAAAAACAGCCTTGTTCTCAAGTGCAACAATTCTCGTTGCGCAAACAAAGGCTCTTCACTACTTATTCTTTGCCTGAATCTAATGCTCATTCCCATTATTCAGCCATACCACAGGTTTGGGGAAATTCGAACCTTGTCATGGGTGTTTGTGGGCTGGGGCTTTTTGTATTTGATGCCTTGAAGGATGACGGGCTTCAGCCTTTCATATATGATCAAGGAAGTGCTCAAAATGTACGAGAGATTGTTGGACCAGATGACATGTATTCCCCTTCTTTTGACTACTTGGCATCTCGTGTTCTCTTGATATCCAGAGATCGCCCAGCACTATGGAGGCACTTGTCATAG
- the LOC105796743 gene encoding KIN14B-interacting protein At4g14310 isoform X3, protein MSSSSARRQRDLIAGKQRPAKNLNPISDSTPTLKKTSSGKENPRPSSLSRASVVTQKPKIRPVPRVEKAAAVGGSDSEGQVRWSTSSAPRGRSQSPSEFVRVFSDLKKDRVSIDREKKGFRDSTGRGNKENGGFRESLVMKVKENEGKVKGVRVSDGNCKKDAKFSSDLGKPNGDNIQNEGFGAFNEKGISDFDSELGACIRVDEKCDAKFLKEKSLSDGKSLVISKEKDLSVQESEGSGAAIKYPSKLHEKLAFLEGKVKRIASDIKRTKEILDMNNPDASKVILSDIQDKISGIEKAMGNVVSDSNCKSSSSKGSGDEEVSTKEADGSQSRRVVGNVKISVKDLNSEELEARLFPHHKLLRNRTSLKEPSGSSQSHEPSDAIESGCKIRDEKKLLSSIEDNPIALEFLASLDKQSQVTTRNELATMENSDTQDMDGGGGSGAQGPSKNLFVKHGVEFNLESDEILEDFDDQENRPTAVIDEESEDPSIYPLNEIGPKMSTGGWFVSEGEAALLAHDDGSCSFYDITNCEEKAIYKPPVGISPNIWRDCWIIRAPSADGCSGRYVVAASAGNSLESGFCSWDFYSKEVRAFHTEHREMASRTWWYKPLGPLMVATASTQKVVKVYDIRDGEEIMKWEVQKPVLTMDYSSPLQWRNRGKVVVAEAEMISVWDVNSLHPQTVLSVSSSGRKISALHVNNTDAEIGGGVRQRVSSSEAEGNDGVFCTADSINILDFRHPSGIGAKIAKVGVNVHSVFSRGDMVFLGCTNVKPSGKKQPCSQVQQFSLRKQRLFTTYSLPESNAHSHYSAIPQVWGNSNLVMGVCGLGLFVFDALKDDGLQPFIYDQGSAQNVREIVGPDDMYSPSFDYLASRVLLISRDRPALWRHLS, encoded by the exons ATGTCATCGTCGTCGGCTCGCCGGCAAAGAGACTTAATCGCCGGCAAACAGAGACCTGCAAAAAACCTGAACCCAATCTCCGACTCCACTCCGACCCTCAAAAAAACATCTTCCGGAAAAGAAAACCCACGACCCAGCAGTCTTTCTCGGGCTTCCGTGGTGACCCAGAAGCCCAAAATCCGGCCTGTCCCACGCGTCGAGAAGGCGGCGGCGGTTGGTGGCTCCGACAGTGAAGGCCAGGTGCGGTGGTCCACTTCATCGGCGCCAAGAGGTAGGAGTCAGAGCCCATCTGAATTTGTTAGGGTCTTTTCTGATTTGAAAAAAGATAGGGTTTCAATCGATAGGGAAAAGAAGGGTTTTAGGGATTCAACAGGTAGAGGTAACAAAGAAAATGGTGGGTTTAGGGAGAGTTTGGTGATGAAAGTGAAGGAAAATGAGGGGAAAGTAAAAGGGGTTAGGGTTTCAGATGGGAATTGTAAAAAAGATGCTAAATTTAGCTCTGATTTGGGAAAACCAAATGGTGATAACATCCAAAACGAGGGTTTTGGGGCTTTTAATGAAAAGGGTATTTCAGATTTTGATTCAGAACTTGGAGCTTGTATTAGGGTTGATGAGAAATGTGACGCAAAGTTTCTAAAAGAGAAGTCTTTAAGTGATGGAAAGAGCTTGGTGATTTCAAAAGAGAAGGACTTGAGTGTGCAAGAGAGTGAAGGGAGTGGGGCTGCCATTAAATATCCAAGCAAACTTCATGAAAAGCTTGCTTTTCTAGAAGGGAAGGTGAAGAGGATTGCTTCAGATATTAAGAGGACTAAAGAGATACTTGATATGAACAATCCTGATGCCTCAAAGGTGATCCTTTCAGATATTCAGGACAAGATTTCTGGTATCGAGAAGGCTATGGGTAATGTTGTGAGTGATTCAAATTGTAAATCGAGCAGTTCGAAAGGTTCTGGAGATGAAGAAGTGAGTACTAAAGAAGCTGATGGCAGTCAGAGTAGGCGGGTGGTGGGTAATGTTAAGATTTCTGTTAAAGATTTGAATAGTGAAGAGTTGGAAGCTAGATTGTTTCCTCATCACAAATTGCTTAGAAACCGCACATCATTGAAGGAACCATCAGGGAGCTCTCAAAGTCACGAACCCTCTGATGCCATAGAATCTGGTTGTAAAATAAGGGATGAAAAGAAGTTATTGAGTTCCATTGAGGATAATCCAATAGCTTTGGAGTTCTTGGCTTCACTTGATAAGCAAAGTCAAGTCACCACAAGGAATGAGCTGGCTACTATGGAGAATTCTGATACTCAAGATATGGATGGTGGTGGTGGTTCAGGTGCACAAGGGCCTTCGAAAAACTTATTTGTGAAGCATGGTGTCGAGTTCAATCTTGAATCAGATGAGATACTTGAGGACTTTGATGACCAGGAGAACAGGCCAACTGCTGTTATTGATGAGGAGTCTGAAGATCCTAGCATTTATCCGCTCAATGAAATTGGCCCTAAGATGTCAACTGGAGGATGGTTTGTGTCAGAAGGAGAGGCAGCTCTTCTTGCTCATGATGATGGATCATGTTCCTTTTATGACATTACTAATTGTGAG GAGAAGGCTATCTACAAGCCTCCAGTAGGTATCTCACCTAATATATGGAGGGATTGTTGGATTATTCGTGCTCCCAGTGCAGATGGTTGTTCTGGGAGATATGTTGTGGCTGCATCCGCTGGCAATTCCTTAGAATCAGGATTCTGCTCATGGGATTTCTATAGCAAAGAGGTGCGAGCTTTCCACACCGAGCACAGGGAAATGGCTTCAAGAACG TGGTGGTATAAACCATTGGGCCCTCTTATGGTCGCTACCGCCAGCACTCAGAAAGTTGTCAAAGTATATGACATCCGTGATGGTGAAGAAATTATGAAGTGGGAGGTCCAGAAGCCTGTATTGACAATGGATTATTCAAGTCCACTGCAGTGGAGAAACCGAGGGAAGGTAGTGGTAGCCGAAGCAGAAATGATATCTGTCTGGGATGTGAACTCTTTACATCCTCAGACAGTACTATCAGTCTCTTCATCTGGTCGAAAAATCTCTGCTCTTCATGTAAATAACACTGATGCTGAGATAGGTGGAGGGGTTAGGCAAAG AGTAAGTTCATCAGAGGCTGAAGGAAATGATGGTGTATTCTGCACTGCAGATTCTATTAATATCTTGGATTTTCGCCATCCATCTGGTATAGGTGCGAAAATAGCAAAAGTTGGTGTTAATGTGCATTCTGTTTTCTCCCGTGGGGATATGGTCTTTCTTGGATGCACAAATGTAAAGCCATCAGGGAAAAAACAGCCTTGTTCTCAAGTGCAACAATTCTCGTTGCGCAAACAAAGGCTCTTCACTACTTATTCTTTGCCTGAATCTAATGCTCATTCCCATTATTCAGCCATACCACAGGTTTGGGGAAATTCGAACCTTGTCATGGGTGTTTGTGGGCTGGGGCTTTTTGTATTTGATGCCTTGAAGGATGACGGGCTTCAGCCTTTCATATATGATCAAGGAAGTGCTCAAAATGTACGAGAGATTGTTGGACCAGATGACATGTATTCCCCTTCTTTTGACTACTTGGCATCTCGTGTTCTCTTGATATCCAGAGATCGCCCAGCACTATGGAGGCACTTGTCATAG